In Myxococcus stipitatus, the genomic window ATCCTGTGTGGCCGCGACCCATTCGTGGGATTCCCGTCAGACGCCCCGCACCACGCCGGAGGTGGGCGGGACGCTCGGGCTCCCGCATGCCACAGTGGCCGGAGCCCTTCCGGGATGAGCGGTTGGGGGGACCATGTCTCGTGTGCGCACGCCCGCGGTCGCGGGCTCGTTCTATCCCGCCAATCCCTCCACGCTGGCGCGCCAGGTCGATGGTTGGTTGGAGCAGGCGCGCCCCTCCGTCGTCGGCGCGCCCGCCGCGCTCATCGTCCCCCATGCCGGCTATGTGTATTCCGGGCCCGTGGCGGCGGCGGCCTACGCCACCTTGAGGGCGCTCCCGCCCTCGCGCCCCGCGCCGCGGGTGCTGCTGCTGGGCCCCTGCCACTTCCTGCCGCTGCGAGGCGTGGTGCACCCGGACGTGGACGCGCTGTGCACGCCCCTGGGCGAGGTGCGCGTGGACCCGGAGCTGCACCGCCGCGCTGCGCGGCTGGGGCACGTGTCCGCGTCGATGGAGGCGCACGAACTGGAGCACTCGCTGGAGGTGCAGCTTCCCTTCCTCCAGCGCGCGCTGGGGGCCTTCACCGTGCTGCCGCTGCTGGTGGGGCGGACGGGCGCGGAGGACGTCGCGGCGCTGCTCGACGCGCTCTGGGCGCCGGACGTGCTGCCCGTCGTCACCTCCGACCTGTCGCACCACCTGCCCTACGAGCACGCGCGCCGCGTGGACCAGGCCACCGTCGAACAGGTGCTCGCGCTCCGCGCGCCGCTGGAGGTCGACAACGCCTGCTGCGCGGTGGCCATCAGCGGCCTGCTGCTGGCGGCCCGGCGGCGCGGCCTGCGCCCCGTCCTGCTCGACCTGCGCAGCTCGGGAGACGCCTCCGGCGAGCGCGCGGGCGTCGTGGGCTACGGCGCCTTCGTCTTCTACCCACCCACGCAGCCCCTCCACCCCCGACCCGAGGACTCCTCGTGACTCCGCGCGCCCTCCTGGCCTCCATCCCGCGCCGCGCCCTGCTGTGCTGCTGCGTCCTGGCGGCCCCGGCCCTCGCCGAGGCCCCGCTGGACCCGCCCGCCTCCTCGAACATCCGCGTCATCCCCATGACGCCCACGCCCATCCACCTCCAGGTGGGCGCGCTGCCTCCGCCCTTCGCGACGCCGAGCGCCACCAAGAACCCCACCTCCATCCCGCCTCCCGCCAACGCCACGCTGCGCGCGCCCGCGGGCTTCGCCGTCAACGTGTTCGCGGACCAGCTCTCCGCCCCGCGCTGGCTGACGCTGACGCCGGAGGGAGACGTGCTGGTGGTGGAGAGCGCCGCCCATCGCATCCGCCGCCTGCGGGACGCGAACAGGGACGGCGTGGCCGAAGCACGCGACGTCTTCGCCACCGCGGAGGCCAACGGGCTGAACCTGCCCCTGGGCGTCGCCTTCAATGACACGCACTTCTTCGTGGGCAACACCAACGCCGTGCGCCGCTACCCGTACCGCTCGGGGCAGGGCCGTCTCCAGGGCATGGGGGAGCAGCTCACGGCGCTGCCGGGGCTCGGCTACAACCAGCACTGGACGCGCAACGTGCGCATCTCCCCGGACGGGCAGCGCCTCTTCGTCACGGTGGGCAGCCAGAGCAACGTGAGCGTGGAGCCATCGCCGCGCGCGTCCGTGCTGGTGATGGGGCTGGATGGCGCCAACAAGAAGGTGTTCGCCAGCGGCCTGCGCAACCCCGTGGGCCTGGACTTCCACCCGCGCACGGGCGAGCCCTACGTCACCGTCAACGAGCGCGACGGCCTGGGCGACGACCTGGTGCCCGACTTCTTCACCCGCATCCAGCAGGACGCCTTCTACGGCTGGCCCTACGCGTACCTCTCCAAGGCGCACCTGGACCCGCGGCGGACGCACAACGGCCAGAGCGAGTCACCAGCGATGGTGGCGAAGACGGTGACGCCGGACGTGCTCTTCCAGGCGCACTCGGCGGCGCTGGGGCTCGCCTTCTACCGGGGCACCGCCTTCCCCACGCGCTACCGCAACGGCGCCTTCGTCGCCTTCCGGGGGAGCTGGAACCGCTCGCGGGGCACGGGCTTCAAGGTCGTGTTCATCCCCTTCGATGCCCAGAACCGCCCCACGGGTGCCTACGAGGACTTCCTCACCGGCTTCCTCACGGACCCCGCAGTGCCCACCACGTGGGCGCGCCCGGTGGGCCTGCTGGAGTTGCCCGACGGCAGCCTGCTGGTGACGGACGACACCCGCAACCGCGTCTACCGCATCCGCTGGGTGGGGACCGCCGGCGTCGAACCCGGAGCCCCGGAGGGCGCGTCCTCCGGAGAGGACCCCGGCGCGCCAGCCCCGCCGGGGCAGGACGCGCGCCCGCGGTGACTCAGTCGTCCCAGGAGAGGGTGTACTCGCTGTCGAGCAGCGACGTCTGCCGCCCCTCGACGCGGATGTCCTGGGCGCCCACGGCCTGGAGCGCGCCCTCGAGCATGCCCTCGTTGTAGGCGACGGGCGTGAAGATGCGGCGCATGTGGATGAGGCCCGCGCGCGAGCCCGTCCACTCCACCACCAGCTCGCCGAAGTCGATGGCCATGCGGTAGGCCTCCGGCAGCATGTTGACGAGCTGCTTCGGGTCGCCGCCCACCTGCTGCCGCACCTCCGTGCCGAACATGGAGCGCACGAAGGCGAGCGTGCCCTGCACGCCAATCTGGCGCATGGCCTCCTCGGCGCCTCCCAGCTGCGGGGACAGCAGGTTCACCGCGGCGAAGAACAGCCGCAGGAAGGGCGGCACGGGGTAGAGCTCCGTCGGGTCCAGGTCCGCGGGGAAGTCACCCGCGTCCATGAGCTGCTTGACGGCCTGCTCCCCGCCGAGGAACCGCACGGTGTCGAGCACCGCCGCGAAGTGCATGCCGCGGATGTGCTCGTTCGGCTGCACCAGGGCGAGCCGCGACTCCAGCTCCCGTTTCACGTCTGCTGGCGAGTTCCATGTCCCTCGGTCCATGAGCCACCTGTCGCCTGGAAAATTTCGCGCGACATGCTCGCACAGCTTCTCGACCCGCGCGAGCTTGTGGCGGGTCGTTCGTGACACGACCTACTGCGTGTCCTTGCGCAGCTTCGCGTCGAGCAGAAAGTTGCCGAAGGGGACCAGCGACGCGCCGAACGCCATCGCCACGCGGCCGAAGGACCAGCGCAGCGCGATGGCCGCCTCCATCAACGCGAGGAGGTACAGCACGAACAGCAGCCCGTGCGTCATGCCCGTGTAGCGCACCGCCAGGGGCATGTCGGCCGCGTACTTCAGCGGCATCGCGACGAAGAGCAGGGCGACGAAGGACAGGCCCTCCGCGAGGGCCACGGCACGGAAGCGTCCGAGAGGGGTCTTCAGCATGGGGTCTCCAGGGCCTGTCTCCCATCCCCGGCCGCCTCCGTCCATGCGTCAGGGTGACGCACCCGCCACCCGCGCGCCCGCCCGGCCGCCGGCCGCGCCAACGGGGGCTCGCGCGTCTCTCACCGGGGCAGCGACACGCCGTGGCGCGCGAGGTCCTCCGGCGTGTTCACGTTCACCAGCGAGCGCAGCGTGGGGTCCACCGCGCGCAGCGCCCGCTCGGGCAGCGCCGCCACGCGGCCACGGGCCATCAACTGGCGCAGCGACGGCTCCTCCACGAGGAGCGCCTCCCACGCGGGCGCCAGGCTCGCGCGGTGGACGGCGAGCAGCGGCTCCACCCTCCCGTCGACCTCGAAGCACACCGAGTCCACCGCGTCGCTCCGCGCGTCGAGCAGCACGCGCAGCGCCTCGGCCGCGACGAAGGGCATGTCACACGCGACCGTCGCCACCCACGGCGTGCGCGAGGCGACGAGCGCCGCGTGCACGCCTCCTGGCGCGCCCCGGTCCCGCACCACGTCCGCGACCGCGCGCACGCCGAAGCGGGCATACGGCGCGGGCGCGTTCGCCACCAGCAGCACGTCGC contains:
- the amrB gene encoding AmmeMemoRadiSam system protein B, with the protein product MSRVRTPAVAGSFYPANPSTLARQVDGWLEQARPSVVGAPAALIVPHAGYVYSGPVAAAAYATLRALPPSRPAPRVLLLGPCHFLPLRGVVHPDVDALCTPLGEVRVDPELHRRAARLGHVSASMEAHELEHSLEVQLPFLQRALGAFTVLPLLVGRTGAEDVAALLDALWAPDVLPVVTSDLSHHLPYEHARRVDQATVEQVLALRAPLEVDNACCAVAISGLLLAARRRGLRPVLLDLRSSGDASGERAGVVGYGAFVFYPPTQPLHPRPEDSS
- a CDS encoding PQQ-dependent sugar dehydrogenase, giving the protein MTPRALLASIPRRALLCCCVLAAPALAEAPLDPPASSNIRVIPMTPTPIHLQVGALPPPFATPSATKNPTSIPPPANATLRAPAGFAVNVFADQLSAPRWLTLTPEGDVLVVESAAHRIRRLRDANRDGVAEARDVFATAEANGLNLPLGVAFNDTHFFVGNTNAVRRYPYRSGQGRLQGMGEQLTALPGLGYNQHWTRNVRISPDGQRLFVTVGSQSNVSVEPSPRASVLVMGLDGANKKVFASGLRNPVGLDFHPRTGEPYVTVNERDGLGDDLVPDFFTRIQQDAFYGWPYAYLSKAHLDPRRTHNGQSESPAMVAKTVTPDVLFQAHSAALGLAFYRGTAFPTRYRNGAFVAFRGSWNRSRGTGFKVVFIPFDAQNRPTGAYEDFLTGFLTDPAVPTTWARPVGLLELPDGSLLVTDDTRNRVYRIRWVGTAGVEPGAPEGASSGEDPGAPAPPGQDARPR
- a CDS encoding TIGR02265 family protein is translated as MKRELESRLALVQPNEHIRGMHFAAVLDTVRFLGGEQAVKQLMDAGDFPADLDPTELYPVPPFLRLFFAAVNLLSPQLGGAEEAMRQIGVQGTLAFVRSMFGTEVRQQVGGDPKQLVNMLPEAYRMAIDFGELVVEWTGSRAGLIHMRRIFTPVAYNEGMLEGALQAVGAQDIRVEGRQTSLLDSEYTLSWDD
- a CDS encoding DUF3817 domain-containing protein — encoded protein: MLKTPLGRFRAVALAEGLSFVALLFVAMPLKYAADMPLAVRYTGMTHGLLFVLYLLALMEAAIALRWSFGRVAMAFGASLVPFGNFLLDAKLRKDTQ
- the mobA gene encoding molybdenum cofactor guanylyltransferase, producing the protein MDPRGPGPLDGAYSDVTLAIIAGGQGRRLSGVAKGLLEVEGRAVVERLVDLSRGLGDVLLVANAPAPYARFGVRAVADVVRDRGAPGGVHAALVASRTPWVATVACDMPFVAAEALRVLLDARSDAVDSVCFEVDGRVEPLLAVHRASLAPAWEALLVEEPSLRQLMARGRVAALPERALRAVDPTLRSLVNVNTPEDLARHGVSLPR